One stretch of Chryseobacterium sp. LJ668 DNA includes these proteins:
- a CDS encoding GLPGLI family protein — MKRLGILTMVLFIQTTFAQTNRFVYQVTMKPDASNKADIKTENAYLDISAEKSMFYSENRIKRDSVMQANRQSGGARGFNRDQMESLRSSINYSIEKDKKNQKTIYKDRLGRDAYSYEEDRALEWKILPETTKIGEYKVQKAETDFGGRKWTAWFTTDLPYQDGPYKFSGLPGLVVKAEDADGDYSFDLMKNYKIADFPEMNQFGNVVKVKRADYVKQQEKFKTDPMSFMNNQRSGGISSPMRTGGGGGNQNPADMRKRMEERAKEEIKKNSNPIELK; from the coding sequence ATGAAAAGATTAGGCATTTTAACAATGGTATTATTCATTCAGACAACTTTTGCACAGACCAACAGATTTGTTTATCAGGTAACCATGAAGCCTGATGCTTCTAATAAAGCGGATATCAAGACAGAGAATGCTTATTTAGATATTTCAGCAGAAAAATCGATGTTCTATTCTGAAAACAGAATAAAAAGAGATTCTGTAATGCAAGCTAATCGTCAAAGTGGTGGCGCAAGGGGTTTTAACAGAGATCAAATGGAAAGCCTAAGATCAAGCATTAATTATTCCATCGAAAAAGATAAGAAAAATCAAAAAACAATTTACAAAGACAGACTGGGTAGAGACGCTTACTCTTACGAGGAAGACCGAGCTTTGGAATGGAAAATATTACCGGAAACTACAAAAATAGGCGAATATAAAGTGCAAAAAGCAGAAACTGATTTTGGTGGCAGAAAATGGACAGCTTGGTTCACAACAGATTTACCTTATCAGGATGGGCCATACAAATTCAGCGGACTTCCTGGATTAGTCGTAAAAGCCGAAGATGCTGATGGTGATTATTCTTTCGATTTAATGAAAAATTATAAAATCGCAGATTTTCCTGAGATGAATCAATTTGGTAATGTAGTTAAAGTGAAGAGAGCTGATTACGTAAAGCAGCAAGAGAAATTCAAAACAGATCCTATGTCATTTATGAATAATCAGCGTAGCGGCGGAATTTCTTCTCCAATGAGAACTGGAGGAGGGGGCGGAAATCAAAATCCGGCAGATATGAGAAAACGAATGGAAGAAAGAGCAAAAGAAGAAATAAAGAAAAACAGCAACCCGATAGAGCTGAAATAA